From a region of the Geothrix sp. 21YS21S-2 genome:
- a CDS encoding DUF512 domain-containing protein — MENGENGIGLDLAQDQVKVCKQNCIFCFVLQMPKGYRKSLYLKDEDIRLSFLYGHFSTLSSSDDAELDRIVRERLSPIHVSVHATDPVVRAKVVGNPREGNILRKIDRLLEGGVDIHTQAVLVPGINDGEVWEKTVRELWERRAFQTEGPWAGKGGVLSLSCVPVGLTSHRDGLPSIPDVDPAFAAAWARRWIPEVRRHTAANHGEPWLLLADEWFTRADIPVPGRAFYSQSWAQLENGVGLVRKFLEHTRRFVRTPKAMDFQGRKVLVLTGSSFAPVLNRTLAQVNRQCGSELRAVAAPNNAFGSSVTVAGLLCGRDLAYAAHADRDAHGGNLRWVDAVVIPSASLRVHTGPTDQYALDDGSEPTPSNQFLDDMTLAELEREVGVPVVPSGANLSQLLDHLHASDRFHTEGMNLPQGAYNP, encoded by the coding sequence GTGGAGAACGGCGAGAACGGCATCGGCCTGGACCTGGCCCAGGACCAGGTGAAGGTGTGCAAGCAGAACTGCATCTTCTGCTTCGTGCTGCAGATGCCCAAGGGGTACCGGAAGTCCCTGTACCTGAAGGACGAGGACATCCGGCTCTCCTTTCTTTACGGCCACTTCAGCACGCTTTCCTCCAGCGACGACGCCGAGCTGGACCGCATCGTGCGCGAACGGCTCTCCCCCATCCACGTGAGCGTCCACGCCACGGATCCCGTGGTGCGGGCGAAGGTGGTGGGCAATCCCCGGGAGGGGAACATCCTGCGCAAGATCGACCGGCTCCTGGAGGGGGGCGTGGACATCCACACCCAGGCCGTGCTGGTGCCGGGCATCAACGACGGCGAGGTGTGGGAGAAGACCGTGCGGGAACTCTGGGAGCGCCGGGCCTTCCAGACCGAGGGGCCCTGGGCCGGCAAGGGCGGGGTGCTGAGCCTCTCCTGCGTCCCCGTGGGGCTCACGTCCCACCGGGACGGCCTGCCCTCCATCCCCGACGTGGACCCGGCCTTCGCGGCCGCGTGGGCCCGGCGCTGGATTCCCGAGGTGCGCCGCCATACGGCGGCCAACCACGGCGAGCCCTGGCTGCTGCTGGCCGACGAGTGGTTCACCCGGGCGGACATCCCGGTGCCGGGCCGGGCCTTCTATTCCCAGTCCTGGGCCCAGCTGGAAAACGGGGTGGGCCTGGTCCGGAAGTTCCTGGAGCACACCCGCCGCTTCGTGCGGACCCCCAAGGCCATGGACTTCCAGGGCCGCAAGGTGCTGGTGCTCACCGGCAGCAGCTTCGCCCCGGTGCTCAACCGCACCCTGGCCCAGGTGAACCGCCAGTGCGGCAGCGAGCTGCGGGCCGTGGCGGCGCCCAACAACGCCTTCGGCTCGAGCGTCACGGTGGCCGGGCTCCTGTGCGGACGGGACCTGGCCTATGCCGCCCATGCCGACCGGGACGCCCACGGCGGCAACCTGCGCTGGGTGGACGCCGTGGTGATCCCCAGCGCCTCCCTGCGGGTCCACACCGGCCCCACCGACCAGTACGCCCTGGACGACGGCAGCGAACCCACCCCCTCCAACCAGTTCCTGGACGACATGACCCTGGCCGAGCTGGAGCGGGAGGTGGGCGTCCCGGTGGTGCCCAGCGGCGCCAACCTGTCCCAGCTCCTGGACCACCTCCACGCCAGCGACCGGTTCCACACCGAGGGCATGAACCTGCCCCAGGGAGCCTACAACCCCTGA
- a CDS encoding SEL1-like repeat protein, producing the protein MKFHPTALPTALLLVLACSRQPQDLKKGMEAFQRQDYAAAMALWQPLAEKGVAQAQLSLAEMFARGDGVPRNMAEAARWYRLAAEQGVLKAQVQMAWMCTQGEAVKKDPAEAARFYRLAADQGSALAQYNLAVMLDKGEGVARNPADALKYYRMAADQGDPNAQYLAGYFYARGDGVRKDPAQAVALLTKAAGQGVAGAQSLLGWMYEAGEGVAADPAQAATWYRKAAEKGDPLAEGQMGAMCASGTGVAKDPAQAVKWYRLASEHGNPAAQAALGWMLERGEGAGKDPAEALKWTRKAAEQGNADAQCHLGALLAKGAGLRKDAAEATQWYRKAADQGLAQAQALLGSAFLVGEGVPKNLQEAYVWFLLAKAGGDAASAQVVERLERDLSPEAVAEGQKRASETWRKHS; encoded by the coding sequence ATGAAGTTCCACCCGACCGCCCTCCCCACGGCCCTGCTTCTGGTCCTCGCCTGCTCCCGGCAGCCGCAGGACCTGAAGAAGGGGATGGAGGCCTTCCAGCGCCAGGACTACGCCGCGGCCATGGCCCTCTGGCAGCCGCTGGCGGAAAAGGGCGTCGCCCAGGCCCAGCTGTCGCTGGCGGAGATGTTCGCCCGGGGGGACGGCGTGCCCCGGAACATGGCCGAGGCCGCAAGGTGGTACCGCCTCGCCGCCGAGCAGGGCGTCCTGAAGGCCCAGGTCCAGATGGCCTGGATGTGCACCCAGGGCGAGGCCGTGAAGAAGGACCCGGCCGAGGCCGCGAGGTTCTACCGCCTCGCCGCGGACCAGGGCAGCGCCCTGGCCCAGTACAATCTGGCCGTGATGCTCGACAAGGGCGAAGGCGTGGCCCGCAACCCCGCCGATGCCCTGAAGTACTACCGCATGGCCGCGGACCAGGGGGATCCCAACGCCCAGTACCTCGCGGGCTATTTCTACGCCCGGGGCGACGGCGTCCGGAAGGACCCGGCCCAGGCCGTGGCCCTGCTCACCAAGGCCGCGGGGCAGGGGGTGGCCGGCGCCCAGTCCCTCCTGGGATGGATGTACGAGGCCGGGGAGGGCGTGGCCGCCGATCCGGCCCAGGCCGCCACCTGGTACCGCAAGGCCGCCGAGAAGGGCGACCCCTTGGCGGAAGGCCAGATGGGGGCCATGTGCGCCTCGGGCACGGGCGTCGCCAAGGATCCGGCCCAGGCCGTGAAGTGGTACCGCCTGGCCTCCGAGCACGGCAACCCCGCGGCCCAGGCAGCCCTGGGCTGGATGCTGGAGCGGGGCGAGGGCGCCGGGAAGGACCCGGCCGAGGCCCTTAAGTGGACCCGCAAGGCCGCCGAGCAGGGCAATGCCGACGCCCAGTGCCACCTGGGGGCCCTCCTGGCCAAGGGCGCCGGCCTGCGCAAGGATGCCGCCGAGGCCACCCAGTGGTACCGCAAGGCCGCGGACCAGGGCCTGGCCCAGGCCCAGGCCCTCCTGGGCTCGGCCTTCCTCGTGGGCGAGGGGGTCCCCAAGAACCTCCAGGAGGCCTATGTGTGGTTCCTGCTGGCCAAGGCCGGCGGGGACGCGGCCTCGGCCCAGGTGGTGGAGCGCCTGGAGCGGGACCTTTCGCCCGAGGCGGTGGCGGAAGGGCAGAAGCGGGCTTCGGAGACCTGGAGGAAGCACTCCTAG
- a CDS encoding DUF885 domain-containing protein → MRLGSLLTACVAGLALQAAPAKDATFQSLARIIVEDTLRFSPEGATQLGDHRWDDRLQDLSARGVAEQLAWARHMSGLLRGIRPEQLSPANRVDREVLLDTLGATLQDLAELEVWRRNPLMYNPGGALDGLLSRDFASPGRRLASVKGRLQGIPALLAAARANLDNPPRIFTETAIQQFQGTLGLVRDGVTEAAAQAGLKEDLAPAQAQAARALEDFIAWLKADLLPRSNGDFRIGKAAFRKRLGTTLSSGLTPEAILVRAEASLKAIHAEMAEVARPLHRAWFPDRAGAGDRDAVKAVLDRIAERHPDNATIVAQATRDLAEATDFVRARGIVTLPTSPVRVKVTPEYARGVAGAYCETPGPLEKNGTTFYCIDPTPADWSPARAASYFREYNDAMLKDLTVHEAMPGHYLQGAIANLYQGPTLVRAVFSSGLFAEGWAVYGEQVMARMGFGGPEVRLQQLKMRLRVTINAILDQKIHTAGMTEAQALKLMMDEGFQEEGEAVGKWKRACLTSTQLSTYFVGAAEMDDLRAAAEARAKRERKPFDQKLYHDQVLGFGTLAPKFVRRLMGL, encoded by the coding sequence ATGCGCCTTGGATCCCTGCTCACCGCCTGCGTCGCCGGCCTGGCCCTCCAGGCCGCCCCGGCCAAGGACGCCACCTTCCAGTCCCTCGCCAGGATCATCGTCGAGGACACCCTGCGGTTCTCCCCGGAGGGCGCCACCCAGTTGGGCGATCACCGCTGGGACGACCGTCTCCAGGACCTCAGCGCCCGGGGCGTCGCCGAGCAGCTCGCCTGGGCGCGGCATATGTCGGGCCTCCTCCGGGGCATCCGGCCGGAGCAGCTCTCGCCTGCCAACCGCGTGGACCGGGAGGTCCTCCTGGACACCCTCGGCGCCACGCTCCAGGACCTCGCGGAGCTGGAGGTCTGGCGCCGGAACCCGCTGATGTACAACCCCGGCGGCGCCCTGGACGGCCTTCTTTCCAGGGACTTCGCCTCCCCGGGCCGGCGGCTGGCCTCCGTGAAGGGGCGGCTGCAGGGGATCCCGGCCCTCCTGGCCGCGGCCCGGGCCAACCTGGACAATCCGCCGCGGATCTTCACCGAGACCGCCATCCAGCAGTTCCAGGGCACCCTGGGCCTGGTGCGGGACGGCGTGACCGAGGCCGCGGCCCAGGCCGGGCTGAAGGAGGACCTGGCGCCGGCCCAGGCCCAGGCGGCCCGGGCGCTGGAGGACTTCATCGCCTGGCTGAAGGCCGATCTCCTGCCGCGGTCCAACGGCGACTTCCGCATCGGCAAGGCTGCGTTCCGCAAGCGCCTTGGCACGACGCTGAGCTCCGGCCTCACGCCCGAGGCCATCCTGGTCCGGGCCGAGGCGAGCCTGAAGGCCATCCACGCCGAGATGGCGGAGGTGGCGCGGCCCCTCCACCGGGCCTGGTTCCCGGACCGGGCCGGAGCCGGCGACCGCGACGCCGTCAAGGCCGTGCTGGACCGCATCGCCGAGCGCCACCCCGACAACGCGACCATCGTCGCCCAGGCCACGCGGGACCTGGCCGAGGCCACCGACTTCGTGCGCGCCCGCGGCATCGTGACCCTCCCCACCAGCCCCGTGCGGGTCAAGGTCACCCCCGAGTACGCCCGGGGTGTCGCCGGGGCCTACTGCGAGACCCCGGGCCCCCTCGAGAAGAACGGCACCACCTTCTACTGCATCGATCCCACCCCCGCCGACTGGAGCCCCGCGCGGGCCGCTTCCTACTTCCGGGAATACAACGACGCCATGCTCAAGGACCTGACGGTCCACGAGGCCATGCCCGGGCACTACCTCCAGGGCGCCATCGCCAACCTCTACCAGGGCCCGACCCTGGTGCGCGCGGTCTTCTCCAGCGGCCTGTTCGCCGAGGGCTGGGCGGTGTACGGGGAGCAGGTCATGGCCCGGATGGGCTTCGGGGGCCCGGAGGTGCGCCTCCAGCAGCTGAAGATGCGCCTGCGGGTGACCATCAACGCCATCCTGGACCAGAAGATCCACACCGCCGGCATGACCGAGGCCCAGGCCCTGAAGCTCATGATGGACGAGGGCTTCCAGGAGGAGGGGGAGGCCGTGGGCAAGTGGAAGCGGGCCTGCCTGACCTCCACCCAGCTCAGCACCTACTTCGTGGGCGCGGCGGAGATGGACGACCTCCGCGCCGCGGCGGAGGCCCGGGCGAAGCGGGAGCGCAAGCCCTTCGATCAGAAGCTCTATCATGATCAGGTACTTGGCTTCGGGACCCTGGCCCCCAAGTTCGTGCGCCGGCTGATGGGGCTGTAG
- a CDS encoding bifunctional 2-polyprenyl-6-hydroxyphenol methylase/3-demethylubiquinol 3-O-methyltransferase UbiG has product MTEFWETAFTEKQLIWGNEPTASANLASDYFARMGIKDVLIPGVGYGRNAKGFLDRGMSVTGIEISDTAISLARSQLGLQIPIHHGSVADMPYDSRPYDGIFCYGLIHLLDPAGRAKLIQDCYRQLAPGGHMIFTVISKKAPMYGQGERLGEDWYERGPGLQMFFYDTGSVEREFGPHGLVALSEIDELMPGGGSFPFINVFCMKGEMT; this is encoded by the coding sequence ATGACTGAATTCTGGGAAACGGCTTTTACTGAGAAGCAACTGATATGGGGAAACGAGCCGACCGCCTCCGCCAACCTCGCGAGCGATTACTTCGCTCGAATGGGCATCAAGGATGTCCTTATCCCCGGGGTAGGGTACGGCAGGAACGCCAAGGGGTTCCTGGATCGCGGGATGTCCGTCACCGGGATCGAGATCTCTGACACGGCGATCTCTCTCGCCCGTTCCCAGCTCGGCCTTCAGATCCCCATCCACCACGGCTCGGTAGCGGACATGCCGTACGACAGCAGGCCGTACGATGGCATCTTCTGCTATGGACTCATCCATCTCCTGGATCCAGCGGGACGTGCAAAGCTCATCCAGGACTGCTACCGACAGCTCGCGCCAGGCGGGCACATGATTTTCACCGTCATCTCGAAGAAAGCGCCGATGTATGGGCAAGGAGAAAGGCTGGGCGAGGATTGGTACGAGAGAGGACCCGGCCTGCAGATGTTTTTTTACGACACCGGTTCGGTTGAGCGGGAGTTCGGTCCGCACGGGTTGGTCGCGCTCTCCGAGATCGATGAGCTGATGCCGGGCGGTGGCTCTTTCCCGTTCATCAACGTGTTTTGCATGAAGGGCGAAATGACGTGA
- a CDS encoding Rrf2 family transcriptional regulator — translation MRRDSRLSGVLHVLLHMAQQGAPLTSEVLAKALNTNPVVIRQIMAGLRNAGYVRSEKGHGGGWTLACGLSKVTLRDVYNALGCPSLLAIGNRTDAPGCLVEQTVNAVLNKSFQDAEALLLSRLGEVTLAALSADVCKRLAARGGSPHLETSHA, via the coding sequence ATGAGACGAGATAGCCGATTATCCGGAGTCCTCCACGTCCTACTCCACATGGCGCAGCAGGGTGCCCCTCTGACTTCGGAAGTCCTGGCGAAAGCACTGAACACCAATCCCGTGGTGATCCGCCAGATCATGGCTGGCCTTCGGAACGCGGGGTACGTCCGATCGGAAAAGGGACATGGCGGTGGCTGGACGCTGGCCTGCGGCCTATCGAAGGTGACTCTGCGCGATGTGTACAATGCGCTTGGCTGCCCTTCGCTACTCGCCATCGGCAACCGCACGGATGCGCCCGGCTGCCTTGTCGAACAGACCGTAAATGCCGTACTAAATAAGTCATTTCAGGATGCGGAGGCGCTGCTGCTTTCGCGCCTTGGCGAGGTGACACTCGCGGCGCTGAGCGCCGACGTTTGCAAACGCCTTGCTGCCCGTGGCGGATCACCTCATCTGGAGACGAGCCATGCCTAG
- a CDS encoding aldehyde dehydrogenase family protein, with translation MEQRTLNPRTRIERRAEPPTYRQQVTRAVNPATFEMIGAVPQTPEALVPTFVERARRAADAWGLAGWEERARTLGKLRTLIADRSAEIAGTISRSMGKPLLEALHFDVGMVLEDLDDYIHHAENYLADEKVDLPPRMERHKTALIRYAPRGVVCVISPWNFPFELALSPAIAALAAGNAVILKPTSAAPLVGDLIEKLFAEAFPEWPGLAQVVHGPGKVGTVVATAPGVDFVCFTGSTSVGRELQSRLAPLLRPCLLELGGSDPLIVCADANLERAANATVYGRFCNNGQVCAAVKRVYCHESISRSFIEKVIAKVNVLKLGPCDDPTSDVGPLANDRAISTLRSLLHDALDKGAKLVAGGFPAIQAGWYWQPTVITNVDHSMRIMKEETFGPILPICTVKDDEEAIELANDNDYGLDAYVFTNDMRRAQKIANRLRAGSVDINDVVVNYVIRDIPFGGVKQSGHNRYHGKIGLRLFTEYKGMVIDDGATDAEPDWFPYTEAKLEQAKERCSRP, from the coding sequence ATGGAACAGCGCACCCTCAACCCCCGCACCCGCATCGAAAGGCGGGCCGAACCCCCCACGTACCGCCAGCAGGTCACCCGGGCGGTGAACCCCGCCACCTTCGAGATGATCGGCGCGGTTCCCCAGACCCCCGAGGCCCTGGTGCCGACCTTCGTCGAGCGGGCCCGGCGCGCCGCCGACGCCTGGGGCCTCGCCGGGTGGGAGGAGCGGGCGCGCACCCTGGGCAAGCTGCGGACCCTCATCGCCGACCGTTCCGCGGAGATCGCCGGAACCATCTCCCGCAGCATGGGCAAGCCCCTGCTCGAGGCCCTCCACTTCGACGTGGGCATGGTGCTGGAGGACCTGGACGATTACATCCACCACGCCGAGAACTACCTGGCCGACGAGAAGGTGGACCTGCCCCCCCGCATGGAACGGCACAAGACGGCCCTCATCCGCTACGCCCCCCGGGGCGTCGTGTGCGTCATCTCCCCCTGGAACTTCCCCTTCGAGCTGGCCCTTTCCCCGGCCATCGCGGCCCTGGCGGCGGGCAACGCCGTGATCCTCAAGCCCACCTCCGCGGCGCCCCTGGTGGGGGACCTCATCGAGAAGCTCTTCGCCGAGGCCTTCCCGGAGTGGCCGGGGCTGGCCCAGGTGGTCCACGGGCCCGGCAAGGTGGGCACGGTGGTGGCCACGGCGCCCGGCGTGGATTTCGTGTGCTTCACGGGCTCCACGTCCGTGGGCCGGGAACTCCAGTCCCGGCTGGCGCCCCTCCTGCGGCCCTGCCTCCTGGAGCTGGGGGGCAGCGACCCGCTGATCGTCTGCGCCGACGCCAACCTGGAGCGGGCCGCCAACGCGACGGTGTACGGCCGCTTCTGCAACAACGGCCAGGTGTGCGCCGCGGTGAAGCGGGTGTACTGCCACGAGTCCATCAGCCGGTCCTTCATCGAGAAGGTCATCGCCAAGGTGAACGTCCTGAAGCTGGGCCCCTGCGACGACCCCACCTCCGACGTCGGCCCCCTGGCCAACGACCGAGCCATCAGCACCCTCCGGTCCCTTCTGCACGACGCCCTGGACAAGGGCGCCAAGCTGGTGGCGGGGGGCTTCCCGGCCATCCAGGCCGGCTGGTACTGGCAGCCCACGGTGATCACCAACGTCGATCACTCCATGCGGATCATGAAGGAGGAGACCTTCGGCCCCATCCTCCCCATCTGCACCGTGAAGGATGACGAGGAGGCGATCGAGCTGGCCAACGACAACGACTACGGCCTGGACGCCTACGTCTTCACCAACGACATGCGCCGCGCCCAGAAGATCGCCAACCGCCTCCGGGCCGGATCCGTGGACATCAACGACGTGGTCGTCAACTACGTCATCCGGGACATCCCCTTCGGCGGCGTCAAGCAGTCCGGCCACAACCGTTACCACGGGAAGATCGGCCTGCGCCTGTTCACGGAGTACAAGGGCATGGTCATCGACGACGGCGCCACGGACGCCGAACCCGATTGGTTCCCCTACACCGAAGCCAAGCTGGAGCAGGCGAAGGAGCGATGCTCCCGGCCCTGA